CATTGAAACATCGAGTAGTGAATCAATATCCGATATCTCTGTACCTCTCAAATGCTGATCTAAGTACTTGACATAGCACTTTGCGGTACCTTCACTCACCCTCCCATGAATCCATCGTGTAAACTTTTCTCTCTCAAAAGTGTAATTTAGTACATTTAAAGTGGCTTCTGCACTTGAAAATGCTCTTGCCTTTGGAGCCGAAGACGGTGGTTCGAATCCGCCCGGGACTATTTGCTTTTTTGCACATTTCTGCCAATGATATTTTAGCAAGAGATTCTTTTTTAAGACAAGAATTTCACTCACTGCTATCGCTTACACTACAGCTATCATGTGGTGGATATTTCGTAGCCATAATCCTGATTGCGCCTAATACCATCAACAAGACGGACAGGCTCAGGATGAACTCATATTCTATCTTCTGGGCGTAAATACCAGCCGCAATCTCACGCATTACGATCAAAATTGTAGCATCGGTTAGGAATGTGAGTCTGATTCTTTCATGTTCGCGGTAATCAACAAAGGTCTTTATCAAATCAATAAGAACAAAGACCGTCAGGACGCTAAAGACCACCGTGCTGAAATTAATCAGGGCTATACTGCTGTCGATTGCTCCTATAATAATTATGGCTGTGCTGGCTAAAATCTTCAGGACGGCTAAAAGCAGGGCTACCAACAATATGTAAAGAACAACTATGGTGACATAGTCTATGACAGAATTAAATACTTTTGTATGATTCATTTTATCACACACCGCTTCAACGAACTCCCCATATTGCGGCTGTTTTCTTAGAGAATTATTTAATTTCTCCAAATATCACCATATCTACTTTCATGTATATTAACTAAACCAGATATTGGTAGACAAAACAGAAAATGCCGGGAACGGCTTTTTCATGAAGGTATATTGAGAGTAAACAACAAGATAAGGAATATCACATAAAGAAAAATTAGTGCAATTCCCTCAATTTTCCTTATTTCCCAGTGCGTGTTGATAAACCAGAGAAGAACAGCAGTAATGAAAATCATAAAGGGAATAGTAAGCGACAAACTGATTCGTGTAATCTCAAGGGGAAATATCAGGGCAGAAATACCCAGAATCAGGAAAATATTTGTTATATTTGACCCAATCACATTTCCGATTGCAATATTTCCATAGCCTTTACGTGCAGCGGATATCGTGACCATTAGTTCAGGAAGGGACGTCCCGACTGCTACAAGTGTTATTCCTATAAAAGTATCCGGAACCTGAAATAGTTCTGCAAAAAAGATTGCCTCTTCAATAAAATACCTGGCTCCGATTATTACTGCAATTCCGCTAAATACGAGAATCAGGACATCTCTGCTGATTCCATTTGCAGCAATTTCATTACTTTGTTTTTTTCCGGAAGATCTGTTATTAATTCCGTTTTTAACACGCTGGTTGATTGACTTCACGTATTTGAACCTGAAAAAATAGTCAATATATTCCTTGAAGTAGAACTTGCCCTCGTATTTTGATTTATCCTCAAACAAAAAGAGAACATATGCAACATAAAACAGAATCAAGATAACCGCTTCTATTTTTGATAACTGCAAATCAAAAGCGAGAACTAAAAAAAGAATCGCAGCAAACATCATTATGTACCCGTCTCTTTTCAGCATTTCAGTATCTGTTTTTACTACTGACAAAATGGCGGCACATCCAACGATAAGTGCAATGTTTGCGATGTTTGAACCAACGATATTTCCTATTACGATACCG
The DNA window shown above is from Methanohalophilus levihalophilus and carries:
- a CDS encoding phosphate-starvation-inducible PsiE family protein, producing the protein MLVALLLAVLKILASTAIIIIGAIDSSIALINFSTVVFSVLTVFVLIDLIKTFVDYREHERIRLTFLTDATILIVMREIAAGIYAQKIEYEFILSLSVLLMVLGAIRIMATKYPPHDSCSVSDSSE
- a CDS encoding calcium/sodium antiporter gives rise to the protein MLLLLINILVLVTGLILLVKGSDYFVKSASSIAKSLGVSEFVIGLTLVAVGTSIPELASCVAASLAQSSGIVIGNIVGSNIANIALIVGCAAILSVVKTDTEMLKRDGYIMMFAAILFLVLAFDLQLSKIEAVILILFYVAYVLFLFEDKSKYEGKFYFKEYIDYFFRFKYVKSINQRVKNGINNRSSGKKQSNEIAANGISRDVLILVFSGIAVIIGARYFIEEAIFFAELFQVPDTFIGITLVAVGTSLPELMVTISAARKGYGNIAIGNVIGSNITNIFLILGISALIFPLEITRISLSLTIPFMIFITAVLLWFINTHWEIRKIEGIALIFLYVIFLILLFTLNIPS